A genome region from Nocardiopsis exhalans includes the following:
- a CDS encoding glycosyltransferase: protein MLVGVCDFPGTYAFPPHGYGGIERWLWATALGARAAGADVHLLGPAWRDDLQPDWERHPVRLEDLDTRSTALKELQDSRYDLLVVGHEYPSLPAWREAADLLGSDIATFQHSPLFRHSDDAFDGLNRRLYCYSQQMVDRYRAHEPIQELAVHAGLGELEPESARGDGLVWVGRVDAQKSPHIAIRAAQLLGRRIRVVGPVFDREYADRHQRLFSADHIEWAGELGGSAKTHAFRDAETFVYTYSRDYVEAGAAVFGESLRAGTPIAALAWSHGTCVEAALCEQTGSQTVLDPSVDDETAAQSLAEAIEKASELPHQGVQEVGLNRFDARRHFEALAETS, encoded by the coding sequence TTGCTCGTCGGCGTCTGCGACTTCCCCGGCACCTACGCCTTCCCACCCCACGGATACGGCGGAATCGAACGGTGGCTGTGGGCCACCGCACTCGGAGCCCGGGCCGCGGGCGCCGACGTCCACCTTCTGGGCCCGGCCTGGCGGGACGACCTCCAACCGGACTGGGAACGCCACCCGGTCCGGTTGGAAGACCTCGATACTAGGTCAACGGCCCTCAAGGAACTTCAGGACTCGCGTTACGACCTACTCGTCGTAGGCCACGAGTACCCCTCGCTTCCAGCTTGGAGAGAGGCCGCCGACCTCCTCGGCAGCGACATCGCCACCTTCCAGCACTCACCGCTGTTTCGGCACAGCGATGACGCCTTCGACGGTCTCAACCGCAGGCTCTACTGCTACTCCCAGCAGATGGTCGACCGCTACCGCGCGCACGAGCCGATCCAGGAACTGGCCGTGCACGCCGGGTTGGGTGAACTGGAACCGGAATCCGCCCGTGGGGACGGGCTGGTCTGGGTGGGCCGGGTGGACGCGCAGAAGAGCCCGCACATCGCGATCAGGGCCGCTCAGCTTCTCGGCAGACGTATCCGCGTGGTCGGTCCGGTCTTCGACCGTGAGTACGCCGACCGGCACCAGCGGCTGTTCTCCGCCGACCACATCGAGTGGGCGGGCGAACTCGGCGGCTCGGCGAAGACGCATGCCTTCCGAGATGCCGAGACCTTCGTCTACACCTACTCCCGCGACTACGTGGAGGCCGGAGCCGCTGTCTTCGGGGAGTCACTGCGCGCGGGCACGCCCATTGCGGCACTGGCCTGGAGCCACGGCACCTGTGTGGAGGCGGCGCTCTGCGAACAGACCGGCAGCCAGACGGTGCTTGATCCGTCGGTGGACGACGAGACCGCCGCCCAGAGTCTGGCTGAGGCGATCGAGAAAGCGTCCGAACTGCCGCACCAGGGAGTTCAGGAGGTCGGTCTCAACCGTTTCGACGCCAGGCGGCACTTCGAGGCCCTCGCGGAGACATCGTGA